The following proteins are encoded in a genomic region of Takifugu rubripes chromosome 21, fTakRub1.2, whole genome shotgun sequence:
- the slc14a2 gene encoding urea transporter 2 isoform X2 encodes MFVNNPLSGLIIFAGLILQNYWWALNGFVGTLFATISALILQQNRGAIAAGLYGYNGILVGLLMAVFSNKGDWYWWLLLPNIFMSMMCPIVSSALASINSRWDLPVFTLPFNILVCLHMVATGHYNHHFPQVLIQPRSELPNITWSELDVAKLFMSVPVGIGQVYGCDNPWTGGIFIISLFISSPITCAHAVLGSAVGMVSGLALAAPFGDIYFGLWGYNCVLACIAIGGMFYALTWQVHLLALTCAFFCAYLGSAIANIMSTFGLPACTWPFCLSALTFLLLTTETNKIFKLPLAKVNYPEKNLGFYWKMKRQEKAEKERLEKEKQRIVDEENVFNEKEQLRLELELMEEGKVQNKAAECKNELSCITESKVEKQDSENAGNNDGEMSVAGERD; translated from the exons ATGTTTGTCAACAACCCTCTGAGTGGCCTCATCATCTTCGCTGGGCTCATCCTGCAGAATTACTGGTGGGCTCTCAATGGCTTCGTGGGGACGCTGTTTGCCACCATTTCCGCCCTTATTCTGCAACAGAACCG GGGCGCCATAGCTGCGGGTCTGTATGGTTACAATGGCATCCTGGTGGGACTGCTGATGGCTGTGTTCTCCAATAAGGGGGACTGGTACTGGTGGCTCCTTTTGCCCAACATTTTCATGTCCATGATGTG TCCAATAGTGTCCAGCGCCCTGGCGTCCATAAACAGCCGCTGGGATTTGCCGGTGTTCACCCTCCCCTTCAACATCCTGGTGTGTCTCCACATGGTGGCCACGGGCCATTACAACCACCACTTCCCACAAgtcctcatccagcctcgctCCGAGTTGCCCAACATCACCTGGTCTGAACTGGACGTAGCAAAG CTATTTATGTCGGTGCCTGTGGGAATCGGTCAGGTCTACGGCTGTGACAACCCTTGGACGGGAGGAATTTTCATCATCTCGCTCTTCATCTCCTCACCCATCACTTGTGCTCATGCTGTTTTGGGGTCTGCTGTAGGGATGGTGTCTG GTCTGGCTCTGGCAGCACCGTTTGGAGACATCTACTTTGGTCTGTGGGGCTACAACTGTGTCTTGGCCTGCATCGCCATCGGAGGGATGTTCTACGCCCTCACCTGGCAGGTGCACCTGCTGGCGCTCACGTGCG CCTTCTTCTGTGCATACCTGGGCTCGGCAATCGCCAATATTATGTCCACG TTTGGTCTTCCAGCGTGCACGTGGCCCTTCTGCCTCTCTGCCCTCACCTTCCTGCTCTTGACCACAGAGACCAACAAGATCTTCAAGCTGCCCCTGGCCAAAGTCAACTATCCAGAGAAGAACCTGGGCTTCTATTGGAAGATGAAGAGGCAGGAAAAGGCGGAGAAGGAGcggctggagaaggagaaacagAGAATCGTCGACGaggaaaatgtttttaatgagaaGGAGCAACTGAGGTTAGAGCTCGAACTCATGGAGGAGGGCAAAGTGCAAAACAAGGCGGCAGAATGTAAAAACGAGCTGTCGTGCATCACAGAATCCAAAGTGGAGAAGCAGGACAGTGAAAACGCCGGCAACAATGATGGAGAGATGAGCGTTGCCGGAGAACGAgactga
- the slc14a2 gene encoding urea transporter 2 (The RefSeq protein has 2 substitutions compared to this genomic sequence), with product MKSELPTEQEDKPEEGSGGPATQTSRARFRKFLSYFAGDMAPFGKWMERQFILLKLLDWVLRGASQVMFVNNPLSGLIIFAGLILQNYWWALNGFVGTLFATISALILQQNRGAIAAGLYGYNGILVGLLMAVFSNKGDWYWWLLLPNIFMSMMCPIVSSALASINSRWDLPVFTLPFNILVCLHMVATGHYNHHFPQVLIQPRSELPNITWSELDVAKLFMSVPVGIGQVYGCDNPWTGGIFIISLFISSPITCAHAVLGSAIGMVSGLALAAPFGDIYFGLWGYNCVLACIAIGGMFYALTWQVHLLALTCAFFCAYLGSAIANIMSTFGLPACTWPFCLSALTFLLLTTETNKIFKLPLAKVNYPEKNLGFYWKMKRQEKAEKERLEKEKQRIVDEENVFNEKEQLRLELELMEEGKVQNKAAECKNELSCITESKVEKQDSEKAGNNDGEMSVAGERD from the exons ATGAAGTCTGAGCTGCCAACCGAACAGGAGGACAAGCCCGAGGAAGGGTCAGGCGGCCCCGCCACGCAGACGTCCCGGGCCCGCTTCCGAAAATTCCTCTCCTACTTCGCTGGGGACATGGCGCCATTTGGGAAATGGATGGAGA GGCAGTTCattctgctgaagctgctggattGGGTTCTGCGCGGCGCCTCCCAAGTGATGTTTGTCAACAACCCTCTGAGTGGCCTCATCATCTTCGCTGGGCTCATCCTGCAGAATTACTGGTGGGCTCTCAATGGCTTCGTGGGGACGCTGTTTGCCACCATTTCCGCCCTTATTCTGCAACAGAACCG GGGCGCCATAGCTGCGGGTCTGTATGGTTACAATGGCATCCTGGTGGGACTGCTGATGGCTGTGTTCTCCAATAAGGGGGACTGGTACTGGTGGCTCCTTTTGCCCAACATTTTCATGTCCATGATGTG TCCAATAGTGTCCAGCGCCCTGGCGTCCATAAACAGCCGCTGGGATTTGCCGGTGTTCACCCTCCCCTTCAACATCCTGGTGTGTCTCCACATGGTGGCCACGGGCCATTACAACCACCACTTCCCACAAgtcctcatccagcctcgctCCGAGTTGCCCAACATCACCTGGTCTGAACTGGACGTAGCAAAG CTATTTATGTCGGTGCCTGTGGGAATCGGTCAGGTCTACGGCTGTGACAACCCTTGGACGGGAGGAATTTTCATCATCTCGCTCTTCATCTCCTCACCCATCACTTGTGCTCATGCTGTTTTGGGGTCTGCTGTAGGGATGGTGTCTG GTCTGGCTCTGGCAGCACCGTTTGGAGACATCTACTTTGGTCTGTGGGGCTACAACTGTGTCTTGGCCTGCATCGCCATCGGAGGGATGTTCTACGCCCTCACCTGGCAGGTGCACCTGCTGGCGCTCACGTGCG CCTTCTTCTGTGCATACCTGGGCTCGGCAATCGCCAATATTATGTCCACG TTTGGTCTTCCAGCGTGCACGTGGCCCTTCTGCCTCTCTGCCCTCACCTTCCTGCTCTTGACCACAGAGACCAACAAGATCTTCAAGCTGCCCCTGGCCAAAGTCAACTATCCAGAGAAGAACCTGGGCTTCTATTGGAAGATGAAGAGGCAGGAAAAGGCGGAGAAGGAGcggctggagaaggagaaacagAGAATCGTCGACGaggaaaatgtttttaatgagaaGGAGCAACTGAGGTTAGAGCTCGAACTCATGGAGGAGGGCAAAGTGCAAAACAAGGCGGCAGAATGTAAAAACGAGCTGTCGTGCATCACAGAATCCAAAGTGGAGAAGCAGGACAGTGAAAACGCCGGCAACAATGATGGAGAGATGAGCGTTGCCGGAGAACGAgactga
- the slc14a2 gene encoding urea transporter 2 isoform X1, which translates to MSASHYTKELKPLIMKSELPTEQEDKPEEGSGGPATQTSRARFRKFLSYFAGDMAPFGKWMERQFILLKLLDWVLRGASQVMFVNNPLSGLIIFAGLILQNYWWALNGFVGTLFATISALILQQNRGAIAAGLYGYNGILVGLLMAVFSNKGDWYWWLLLPNIFMSMMCPIVSSALASINSRWDLPVFTLPFNILVCLHMVATGHYNHHFPQVLIQPRSELPNITWSELDVAKLFMSVPVGIGQVYGCDNPWTGGIFIISLFISSPITCAHAVLGSAVGMVSGLALAAPFGDIYFGLWGYNCVLACIAIGGMFYALTWQVHLLALTCAFFCAYLGSAIANIMSTFGLPACTWPFCLSALTFLLLTTETNKIFKLPLAKVNYPEKNLGFYWKMKRQEKAEKERLEKEKQRIVDEENVFNEKEQLRLELELMEEGKVQNKAAECKNELSCITESKVEKQDSENAGNNDGEMSVAGERD; encoded by the exons ATGTCTGCGTCACACTACACAAAG GAACTCAAACCCTTAATAATGAAGTCTGAGCTGCCAACCGAACAGGAGGACAAGCCCGAGGAAGGGTCAGGCGGCCCCGCCACGCAGACGTCCCGGGCCCGCTTCCGAAAATTCCTCTCCTACTTCGCTGGGGACATGGCGCCATTTGGGAAATGGATGGAGA GGCAGTTCattctgctgaagctgctggattGGGTTCTGCGCGGCGCCTCCCAAGTGATGTTTGTCAACAACCCTCTGAGTGGCCTCATCATCTTCGCTGGGCTCATCCTGCAGAATTACTGGTGGGCTCTCAATGGCTTCGTGGGGACGCTGTTTGCCACCATTTCCGCCCTTATTCTGCAACAGAACCG GGGCGCCATAGCTGCGGGTCTGTATGGTTACAATGGCATCCTGGTGGGACTGCTGATGGCTGTGTTCTCCAATAAGGGGGACTGGTACTGGTGGCTCCTTTTGCCCAACATTTTCATGTCCATGATGTG TCCAATAGTGTCCAGCGCCCTGGCGTCCATAAACAGCCGCTGGGATTTGCCGGTGTTCACCCTCCCCTTCAACATCCTGGTGTGTCTCCACATGGTGGCCACGGGCCATTACAACCACCACTTCCCACAAgtcctcatccagcctcgctCCGAGTTGCCCAACATCACCTGGTCTGAACTGGACGTAGCAAAG CTATTTATGTCGGTGCCTGTGGGAATCGGTCAGGTCTACGGCTGTGACAACCCTTGGACGGGAGGAATTTTCATCATCTCGCTCTTCATCTCCTCACCCATCACTTGTGCTCATGCTGTTTTGGGGTCTGCTGTAGGGATGGTGTCTG GTCTGGCTCTGGCAGCACCGTTTGGAGACATCTACTTTGGTCTGTGGGGCTACAACTGTGTCTTGGCCTGCATCGCCATCGGAGGGATGTTCTACGCCCTCACCTGGCAGGTGCACCTGCTGGCGCTCACGTGCG CCTTCTTCTGTGCATACCTGGGCTCGGCAATCGCCAATATTATGTCCACG TTTGGTCTTCCAGCGTGCACGTGGCCCTTCTGCCTCTCTGCCCTCACCTTCCTGCTCTTGACCACAGAGACCAACAAGATCTTCAAGCTGCCCCTGGCCAAAGTCAACTATCCAGAGAAGAACCTGGGCTTCTATTGGAAGATGAAGAGGCAGGAAAAGGCGGAGAAGGAGcggctggagaaggagaaacagAGAATCGTCGACGaggaaaatgtttttaatgagaaGGAGCAACTGAGGTTAGAGCTCGAACTCATGGAGGAGGGCAAAGTGCAAAACAAGGCGGCAGAATGTAAAAACGAGCTGTCGTGCATCACAGAATCCAAAGTGGAGAAGCAGGACAGTGAAAACGCCGGCAACAATGATGGAGAGATGAGCGTTGCCGGAGAACGAgactga